Proteins encoded in a region of the Ursus arctos isolate Adak ecotype North America unplaced genomic scaffold, UrsArc2.0 scaffold_2, whole genome shotgun sequence genome:
- the LOC113246662 gene encoding T-cell surface glycoprotein CD1b-like: MLLLLLALPAVLCPGGGGEEAFQGPTSYHAIQISSFINSSWAQTQGSGWLGDVQIHGWDSTANRAVFLKPWSKGNFSDEEVTELEELIQVYLNGFVLEVQDHASEFQMEYPFEIQGIAGCKLHSGGGTVSFLRGALGGLDFLSLKNYSCVPAPEGGSRAQRICELLSQYKGIQDIGEKLLFETCPRYLLGVLDAGKAELQRQVKPEAWLSAGPSPGPGRLLLVCHVSGFYPKPVWVMWMRGEQEQPGTQRGDVLPHADGTWYLRVTLDVAAWEAAGLSCRVRHSSLGGQDMVLYWGNPISIGLILLAIIVPFLILLIGLLLWFLKRWSYQSIS; this comes from the exons atgctgcttctgctgctggcGTTGCCCGCGGTTCTCTGCCCAGGAGGTGGCGGGGAAGAAG CCTTTCAGGGGCCCACGTCCTACCACGCCATTCAGATCTCGTCCTTTATCAACAGCAGCTGGGCCCAGACCCAGGGCTCGGGATGGCTGGGCGACGTGCAGATTCATGGCTGGGACAGCACTGCGAACAGGGCAGTTTTCCTAAAGCCCTGGTCCAAGGGGAACTTCAGTGATGAGGAGGTGACTGAGCTGGAGGAGCTCATCCAGGTCTACCTCAATGGCTTCGTCCTAGAAGTGCAGGACCATGCCTCGGAGTTCCAGATGGAAT ACCCCTTCGAGATCCAGGGCATAGCAGGCTGTAAGCTGCACTCGGGTGGGGGCACCGTGAGCTTCCTGCGGGGAGCTCTAGGAGGGCTGGACTTTTTGAGTCTCAAGAATTACTCCTGTGTGCCCGCCCCGGAGGGTGGCAGCCGGGCTCAGCGCATCTGTGAGCTCCTAAGTCAGTACAAAGGCATCCAGGATATCGGGGAGAAGCTCCTCTTTGAAACATGCCCTCGGTACCTCCTGGGCGTCCTCGATGCAGGAAAGGCCGAGCTGcagaggcagg tgaAGCCGGAGGCCTGGCTGTCCGCTGGCCCCAGTCCCGGTCCCGGCCGTCTGCTGCTGGTGTGCCACGTCTCTGGCTTCTACCCCAAGCCTGTGTGGGTGATGTGGATGCGGGGTGAGCAGGAGCAGCCGGGCACCCAGCGAGGCGATGTCCTGCCCCATGCTGATGGGACGTGGTATCTCCGAGTGACCCTGGACGTGGCGGCCTGGGAGGCGGCTGGCCTGTCATGCCGAGTGAGACACAGCAGTCTAGGCGGCCAGGACATGGTCCTCTACTGGG GAAACCCAATCTCCATCGGCTTGATACTTTTGGCAATAATAGTGCCCTTCTTGATCCTTTTGATAGGTCTTCTGCTTTGGTTTTTGAAGCGCTG GTCGTATCAGAGTATCTCATGA